Within the Corynebacterium tuberculostearicum genome, the region GAGCATGGATGTGCTGATTAACGGTCCCGTTGCCTACTGCATGTTTGGGCGCATCGAGTACCGGCGGAACAACGGGACATTGCTGAGCTCGACATGGCGGACTATAAGTGCCTGTGTAACTAGGTTCGAAGCGAGTTCTGTTGGTGAGCGGGCAGGCAGCCAGCGTCGATAACGCGCCGGGCAAGGGCGCGGTCGCCCATCTTGGCGGCAAAGGCGATGCGCATGGTGATGTCGTGGCTGGGTGGGTTATCTAGCTCAATGACGTCGCCGGGACGAATGCGGCCGGGGGAAATGATGCGCAGGTAGGTGCCGCAGTCGCCACGCGCGGTCCAGCGCTTGAGCCAGCCGCGCTCCCCTAGCCAGCCGGCGAAGGTGGCACACGGTTGGCGGGGCACGGATACTTCAAGCACGGCGGTGCCGATGCGCACGCGCTGATTGATGAGCAGAGCAGAAAGATCGATGCCCTGCGTCGTGAGGTTTTCGCCAAAGCCGCCGGAGGCCAGAGGGCGGGAAAGCTTGGATTGCCAGTAATCCAGTTCCTCACGAGAGTAGGCGTAGACGGCCTTATCGTTGCCGCCGTGATGTTTGGTGTCACCAATTATATCGCCGCGCACGCCAGAACCATCGCCATAATGGGGTCCGGGTGCTGCCAGATCGATGAAATCCTGCGGCTTTTTGTCGATGCCTGAGAACTCATGCCGCCCGCTCGGGTCCGGCCGGCGGACGGCGACATTGGTGGAGACGACCTGCATGCCTGTCACCCTAGCTGAGTGTGAGCGCCTCCGCGGTGAGAATATCGCGGTAGAAAAGCTGTGGGGCGAGGGAGACGGCCTCGGCGAGCTGCGGGAGGGCGTCGTCAAGCGTGGCGGCGAAAGCAGGGTCCGCCAGCTTGCCATTGGCCACACCGCGCGCCGTGATGGCAAAGACATAGGAAATAAACGGCATCCAGGCGGAATCGCCGAGCTCCGAATTGCCATCGCCGAAGGCGTCCAGCGCGAGCAGGGTATGCAGGACGGACTTATCGACGCCCAACTGCTGCAGCGTTACCCGCAGCTGCATTGCGGTGCTACGCAGGTTGGAAATGGTGCCCAGGCGGGTGAGCGCAAGGTCATTGGCAAAGCACTCGCGCAGTGCGGCGATGCGGTGGGCATCATCGCAGAGCTGGTCGCTGTCCGTTGCCGGCGTAGGCGCTTCGCCCGTGGCGCTCATCAGCAGCATGGGGCGGGTGACATCGTCGACGCCGGTGGATGGCACGCGCGCGAGGGAGGCGGAGCCGTGGGCTTCGACGTAGTCATGGGCGGCGTCGGCAAGCGCGGCCAAGAGCGAGGAAGGCTCGCCGGCCGGCTCCTCGCGGCGGAAGGTGCGGGAGACCAAGCCGGTGCGAACAAAGGCGCGCATGCGCTGCCCCGGCTCAAAGTCCGCGGCCATAAGGGCATCCATGCTGGCGCGCGGATCGGCCTCAATCTCTTTGATGATTCCCTCGAAGGTTTCCTTGGCCTTGGGTGCGAGGCGGCGCATGGCCGCGTAGGTAGGCCACAGGCCCTCGGTGTTTTCGGTTTCACCGTCGTGGAAGATGATGAGTGCGCTCGCCGGCGGGTACTGCGGCGCGGCCAAGTCGCTGGCCGGCTCATCCTCGCGGAAGTCCACGATGAGGTGGCCGGCGTCCAGCAGCTCCTCGGGCAGCTCAAAGCCTTCCTCAGTGGGCTCCAGCGGTTGCGGCTCGCCCGCAGGATTGCCCAGCGGCCACGCCCAAGCCAGCAGCTCTACCTCCTCCTCATGCGCCTGCTCGGGGATGAGGATGCCGTCCTCAATGGTTGCGCGGGCGACCAACGGTGCCTTGCGCACGGTGGCGATGGCGGCATAAATGAGGTCGCTGGCCGCGGTGGCCTCATATTCCATGACGCGACGCTCAAAGCTGCGCTTCTGGTGCGCTGCGCGCTCCTTTTCCGGCAGTCCTTCGAGGTATTCCTCATAGGACAACGTGGACCACAGGAGGTAGAGCTCCAGCGAGGTCTTCTTCGTCAGCGCCGACTTCAGCGCGCGGTTAGGCACGGACAGGCTGGTGGCGGCCTCCGTAGAGCCATTGGCGGTGACAAGGTCCCTAATCTTCTGGTTTTTATCAATAACCACGAACTTTGCCAGCGGCAGTGGCTCCGGTGAGTGGATGGTAAAAAGTGCATCCGCATCGAGCTGGTCCGCCAGGATGACCTGCTTATCCAGGTAATCCACGGGCTCGGCCGCGGTGCGCTTCACGCGAGTACGAATCGTCGCCGGCTCCACCTGGAAGGTCAGCTCATAGCCGGCCTCACTGCCGACGGTCTCCTCGCGCACGCTCTCGTCCTCGCCAAAGATGCGCTGGCCCTTTTCCATCTGGATAGCCTTGCCCGGCGCAGAAGCCAGGGCATAGCTAAACGGCGAAAGATTGCCCAGGGCATCGATAAAGCGGAAATTGGTGCCGCGCGGGCCCTCGTTCTTGGCACGCATGTGCAGCGACTCCGCAAAATTGAGGTACTGGATATCCACCAGTTCCTCGTCTTTATACAGGGTGAAGCGGTAGCGGCCTACCCAGGGATCCTCGAAGGCGTCTGCGGGAAGCACCTCGTGAATACCCTCCGGTAGTTCATCCTCCAGCACGGCCTCCTCTTCCCCACCGATGGGGACATAGGTCAGCTCCATGCTGAGTTCCGTATTGGCGATGACCCGCGGGGACTGGGTATAGACCAGTTCGCCATCGAGGCCATGGGCATTGGGTAGCGTCTTCACGGCCATGTCCCAGGCAAAGTCAGGGCTGCCGGACACCTTGATGGTCGCGGGTTCCTGGCGCGGAACCTCCACGGTGAAAGACTGGCTGACCTCTACCGGGGCGATGGTCCAGCCCTCCCATGCGCCGTGGGGACGGGCCTCGCCGACCTTGGCCTTGGCTAGCTCCGTGCCGGCGGGGGCGATGAAGGTATAAGAGCCCTTGGCCACCGCGGTGGTGGTATCGATTGGGCGATGGGTGGAATCGAGCAGCAATCCGCCATTGGCCACGCCGGCGAATTCCACGGTGTGCTCCTCAAAGGAGACGCTGAGGTGGCTAAAGGCACGCGGCATGCTGATCCACAAGCCGGGCTCTTCGCCCTCCACGTAGTAGAACTTGCGGGTGTCCTCGCTGCCGTCGAGCAGCTGTGCGGTCACGGTCCACTGGGGATCTTCTGGCTCATAACCTGCGGTTACGGCCGGTAGGTACAGATCCAATGTGTCGGTAGCTGGGGAGAGGCGCAGGTGCGGGATTCCCTGGAATACCGCTGCGTCTGCAAAAGATGATAGCTGGCTGCGAAACTTCTCCTGGCTCATTTACCCCAGCCTAGATCATTTTCATGCAGATCTGCATTTTGGCTGCGAGCGGCGGAAATGACGCGAAAACCGGGGGCGATTACGGCGGGGATTTTGGGTGTGCGTGCCCTGCGGAACGCGGAAAGCGTAGTGAACTACCCCGCGCCGGGATGCGGCTATTACACTGTGTGATTATGACTACCCAGAGCGATTCCACTTCGTACCGCTATACCCCGGAGCTGGCGAACCAGATCGAGAAGACTTGGCAGCAGTACTGGAAAGACAATGGCACCTTTAATGCCCCGAACCCGGTAGGCGAGCTCGCCACCGATGCGGGCGAGTTGCCTAAGGAAAAGCTCAATGTGCAGGATATGTTCCCCTACCCTTCTGGTGCAGGCCTGCACGTGGGACACCCACTGGGATATATTGCCACCGATACTTATGCCCGCTATAACCGCATGCTGGGCAAGAACGTGCTGCACACCTTGGGCTACGACGCCTTCGGCCTGCCGGCCGAGCAGTACGCCATTCAGACCGGTACCCACCCGCGCACCACCACCGAGGCAAATATCGAAAACATGCGCCGCCAGCTGGGCATGTTGGGCCTGGGCCACGATCCGCGCCGCTCTGTGGAATCAACCGATCCGGAATTCTTCAAGTGGACGCAGTGGATCTTCCTGCAGATTTATAACTCTTGGTTCGATGAGGAGCAGCAGAAGGCGCGCCCGATTGCAGAGCTCATCAAGGAACTAGAGGCCAATAAGCGCACCACTAAGGACGGCCGCTACTACGAGGACCTCACCGAAGAGGAAAAGGCCGCGGCCATCGATGAATTCCGCTTGGTCTACCTGTCTAATTCCACGGTGAATTGGTGCCCGGGCCTGGGTACCGTGCTGGCAAACGAGGAGGTCACCGCTGAGGGTAAGTCCGAGCGCGGCAATTTCCCGGTCTTCCGCAAGAACCTCTCGCAGTGGATGATGCGCATTACTGCCTACTCCGATCGCTTGCTGGATGACCTGGAGCTTTTGGATTGGCCGGACAAGGTCAAGTCCATGCAGCGCAATTGGATTGGCCGTTCCCGCGGCGCAGAGGTCTCCTTCCCTGCCGAGGGCTACGAGATCGAGGTCTTTACCACCCGCCCGGATACCCTCTTCGGCGCCGAGTACGTGGTGCTGGCCCCGGAGCATGAGCTTGTCGACGCCCTCCTCTCCCCCATCCCTTATGACGATGACGTGGATGAGCGTTGGACCTATGGCCACGATGATCCGAAGGAGGCCGTGGAGTCCTACCGTACCGATATTGCCGCCAAGTCCGACCTGGAGCGCCAGGAGAACAAGGAAAAGACTGGCGTCTTCCTGGGTACTTATGCCACCAACCCGGTCTCTGGCAAGAAGGTCCCGATCTTCATCGCCGACTATGTGTTGACCGGCTACGGCACCGGCGCCATCATGGCAGTTCCCGCGCACGACACCCGTGACTACGAGTTCGCCCAGGCCTTCGGCCTACCCATTACGGAGGTTGTCTCTGGCGGAAACGTGGAGGAAGAAGCCTGGACCGAGGACGGCGCGTTGGTTAATTCCTCCAACGACAAGGGCCTGGATCTCAACGGCCTGAACAAGCCCGAGGCCATTGCCACGGCCATCGAATGGCTGGAAAAGGACGGCTCCGGCCGGGAAAAGGTGCAGTACAAGCTGCGCGATTGGCTCTTCGCCCGCCAGCGTTACTGGGGCGAGCCCTTCCCCATCGTCTATGACAAGGACGGCTTTGCCCACGCCCTGCCGGAATCCATGCTGCCGGTAGAGCTGCCAGAGGTGGAAGATTATAAGCCCGTTTCCTTTGATCCAGAGGACAAGGACTCCGAGCCACAACCACCACTGGCAAAGGTGCGCGATTGGGTCGAGGTAGAACTCGATTTGGGCGACGGCCCACAGACCTATTTCCGCGATACCAACGTTATGCCGCAGTGGGCGGGTTCTTCCTGGTACCAGCTGCGCTATATCGATCCCCGCAATGATGAGGCATTCTGCGATATCGAGAACGAGCGCTACTGGACCGGCCCGCGTCCGGAGCAGCATGGCCCGCAGGACCCGGGAGGCGTGGACCTCTACGTCGGCGGCGTCGAGCACGCCGTGCTGCACCTGCTCTACTCCCGCTTCTGGCATAAGGTGCTCTTTGACCTGGGTTTTGTTAGCTCCCAAGAGCCCTACCGCCGCCTGTACAACCAGGGCTATATCCAGGCCTATGCCTACACGGATTCCCGCGGCGTGTACGTTCCGGCCGCTGAAGTAGAGGAAAAGGACGGCAAGTTCTACTACAACGGAGAAGAGGTCAATCAGGAGTACGGCAAGATGGGCAAGTCCCTCAAGAACGCCGTTGCTCCGGACGATATTTGCCGCGGCTTCGGTGCCGATACCCTGCGCGTTTATGAGATGTCCATGGGTCCGCTGGATACGTCTCGCCCGTGGGCTACCAAGGATGTCGTAGGCTCCCAGCGATTCTTGCAGCGCCTGTGGCGCCTAGCCGTCAACGAGGACACCGGCGAGCTGGCGACTACCGACGCCGCCTTGAGCGAGGATGACCTCAAGCAGCTCCACCGCACCATCGCGGGCGTGCGCGATGATTACGAGAACCTGCGGCTTAATACCGTGGTGGCGAAGCTCATCGAGTACGTCAACTACCTGACCAAGACCTACCGCACCGAGGCCCCACGCGCCGCCGTAGAGCCGATAGCACAGTTGGTCTCCCCCATTGCCCCGCATATTGCGGAGGAATTGTGGCAGCGCTTCGGCCATGACGAGACCATCACCTACCAGCCCTTCCCCACTTTTGAGGAAAAGTACCTGGTAGACGATGAGATCGAGGTGCCGGTTCAAATCAATGGCAAGGTCAAGGCTCGCATCAACGTTGCCGCTGATGCGGACCAGGACGCGGTCTTTGAGGTTGCCCTCGCCGACGCAAAGATTACTGATTTGACCAGCGGAAAGAACGTAGTGAAGAAGATTTACGTTCCGGGCCGCATGGTCAACCTCGTGGTCAAGTAGTTACTCGTCCCAATATTCCGTGGCGCATAGCGCAATGCCGTGCGCCCGGATCCCCTGGCCTACCTCCAGCTTCTCGTTCACAATGAGCGGGAGGCCGTCGAGGTCGCATACCCAAAACTCCCCCATGCCCAGCTCATTGCTGTGCTTGGCGACGCCCCCGATAGTCCCCGCCACCTCTACCTGCGGGTTAAGCATGCTGGGCTTGAAGTTCCGGTAGAAGCGCTCGGTAGCAGGCGAAGTCAAGGAAAACTCTTCCGGCTCCCCTACCTCGTATTTCAATGCCACAACCGCCGGCCGCACCTGTCCCTGGAGCTTCTCTCCGCCGACCGGGTTGCCTGCTGGCAGGGCAAAAGGCGCATCCGCCAGCGCCGCGAACCGTAAATCCCCCGTTTCCACAATGCCGATATAGGGCGTTGCGCGATATATCGTGCCCGGTGCCTCTTCCCCACCCCGGTACGAAGGCACCGCGGCCCACTCCCCTTCGTATTCCATAGCTGTGACCGCCATGCCGGACGGGTCGGCGTGGAATAGCACTCGATCAAATCCGGGCGCCTCCCACATGTCGTGGTCGGTAGGTAGCTCCGCAACGAGCTCTTCCATATCCGCGAAGTCGAAACCGCACGTGCTAAATAGCTTATCCATGTTTGCCATTCTAAACGCTGCTGTCTTCTCTGCTGGAGCGGTGATTGCGTTCGCAGCCGCATCTTTTCCGCGAGTAGTTGCTTCACTATTTAATTTTCCGTTCAAGAACATATCTACTCAAACAATGGTGGGTTTCAGCAGATAGGTATTCAAAAGCAAAACATAAGTGCTTTCGAGACCAAAGGCATTGGTTTGGGAAATTGTGGAATTCCTATACACACATCACCGTGCAGTAGTGGGAGTTGGTATATCAACTCCCAACAATCCAATGAGTTGCTAGATCAACTTTGCAGTATAGACTGTTGATAGGAGGAGACCGCCAAAGGAGGAATGCGATGCGTGTTGAGCAGAGTGCGGCGTGGGGTGACTTTGTTGCCATGCAGGAAGCGCTCCACGCGCGGCTTTCTGGGGAGTTGCAGAGTGGCTCTAGTTTGAGCGAGGCAGACTACGCGGTCTTGGCCGTGCTGTATCGTCGCCGCCAGATTCCAACACGCCCGCATGAACTGGCGGCAGAGCTTCGGTGGGAGAAGTCGCGGCTGCATCGGCAGTTAGTGCGCATGGAGTCCCGAAAATTGGTTTCCAGGCGCGAGGCGCCGGAGTTGGGAACCCGCGCGGTTGAAGTCACTGTGACGGAAAAGGGAAGTAGTGCTTTCAACGCGGCGATCGCGCGACATACCGCCGCAGTTGAGGAGATCGTGGTGGGTACCCTTAGTGACGAAGACCTACAAACCTTGGGCAGGATTTCCCGCACGTTGCTACGCGGGGTAGTTAAAGAGGGCACGTCGGAAAGCTAGAGCTTCGCGTAGTAACCGGGCATACAAAAAGGCACCCGCCGAGATGGCGGGTGCCGTACAAGACTATGTAGGGGTGGCCTAGGAAATCTTGAGGACGGTGCGTCCGTGGTGGGTTCCCTCGAGGAGGGACTTGGATTCCTCGACAACGTCCGACAGTGGAATCGTATTGGTCAGGGACTTGAGGATGGACAAGTCCAGCTTGCGCGCGAGCAGCTGCCATGCGTTCTGGCGGTAGTGCAGCGGGGCGTCGACAGAGTTAACGCCGGCCAGGTGTACGTTGCGCAGAATGAACGGCAAGACGGTGGTGGGAAGGTCTGGGCCGGCGGCCATACCGGTGGAAGCGACGGTGCCGCCCCACACGGTACGGGCCAAAACATTGGCCAGGACGTGGGAGCCGGAGGTGTCGACGGCACCGGCATAGCTAGCCTTTTGTAGTGGCTTTCCGGCCTCGGCGAACTCGGCGCGGTCCACAATGGTGTGGGCGCCTAGCTCGTGGAGGTACTGGGAGTAGTCATCCGGGCGGCCGGTCATCGCGTGAACCTCGTAGCCGGCATTGGAAAGGAGGTTCACGGCGATGGAGCCCACGCCACCGGTGGCGCCGGTGACCAGGACCGGACCGTCGGGCAGCCCGCGCAGAGAATTAACGCACAGTGCGGCAGTGTAGCCTGCGGTGCCAACGGCGGCCGCCTGCTCTGCGGTGAAGTCCGCGGGCAGGGCGACGGTTGCTTGGGAGTTGACGCGCTGCTTCGGGGTGTAGCCGCCGTGGCGGAATTCACCGAGGCCATCGCCGAAGGATGCTACCAAGGTGCCAACTGGGAGGCGCTCGACGCTAGATTCAGAAACCGTGCCGACCACGTCGATGCCCGGAACCAGCGGGCTGGTGCGCATGACGCCGCGGTCACCTGCGATAGCCATGGCGTCCTTGTAGTTCAGGGAAGA harbors:
- a CDS encoding MOSC domain-containing protein; this translates as MQVVSTNVAVRRPDPSGRHEFSGIDKKPQDFIDLAAPGPHYGDGSGVRGDIIGDTKHHGGNDKAVYAYSREELDYWQSKLSRPLASGGFGENLTTQGIDLSALLINQRVRIGTAVLEVSVPRQPCATFAGWLGERGWLKRWTARGDCGTYLRIISPGRIRPGDVIELDNPPSHDITMRIAFAAKMGDRALARRVIDAGCLPAHQQNSLRT
- the leuS gene encoding leucine--tRNA ligase — protein: MTTQSDSTSYRYTPELANQIEKTWQQYWKDNGTFNAPNPVGELATDAGELPKEKLNVQDMFPYPSGAGLHVGHPLGYIATDTYARYNRMLGKNVLHTLGYDAFGLPAEQYAIQTGTHPRTTTEANIENMRRQLGMLGLGHDPRRSVESTDPEFFKWTQWIFLQIYNSWFDEEQQKARPIAELIKELEANKRTTKDGRYYEDLTEEEKAAAIDEFRLVYLSNSTVNWCPGLGTVLANEEVTAEGKSERGNFPVFRKNLSQWMMRITAYSDRLLDDLELLDWPDKVKSMQRNWIGRSRGAEVSFPAEGYEIEVFTTRPDTLFGAEYVVLAPEHELVDALLSPIPYDDDVDERWTYGHDDPKEAVESYRTDIAAKSDLERQENKEKTGVFLGTYATNPVSGKKVPIFIADYVLTGYGTGAIMAVPAHDTRDYEFAQAFGLPITEVVSGGNVEEEAWTEDGALVNSSNDKGLDLNGLNKPEAIATAIEWLEKDGSGREKVQYKLRDWLFARQRYWGEPFPIVYDKDGFAHALPESMLPVELPEVEDYKPVSFDPEDKDSEPQPPLAKVRDWVEVELDLGDGPQTYFRDTNVMPQWAGSSWYQLRYIDPRNDEAFCDIENERYWTGPRPEQHGPQDPGGVDLYVGGVEHAVLHLLYSRFWHKVLFDLGFVSSQEPYRRLYNQGYIQAYAYTDSRGVYVPAAEVEEKDGKFYYNGEEVNQEYGKMGKSLKNAVAPDDICRGFGADTLRVYEMSMGPLDTSRPWATKDVVGSQRFLQRLWRLAVNEDTGELATTDAALSEDDLKQLHRTIAGVRDDYENLRLNTVVAKLIEYVNYLTKTYRTEAPRAAVEPIAQLVSPIAPHIAEELWQRFGHDETITYQPFPTFEEKYLVDDEIEVPVQINGKVKARINVAADADQDAVFEVALADAKITDLTSGKNVVKKIYVPGRMVNLVVK
- a CDS encoding MarR family winged helix-turn-helix transcriptional regulator produces the protein MRVEQSAAWGDFVAMQEALHARLSGELQSGSSLSEADYAVLAVLYRRRQIPTRPHELAAELRWEKSRLHRQLVRMESRKLVSRREAPELGTRAVEVTVTEKGSSAFNAAIARHTAAVEEIVVGTLSDEDLQTLGRISRTLLRGVVKEGTSES
- a CDS encoding MDR family oxidoreductase, with protein sequence MVSMSTLLVTRNEDKSVTTSFEEGEFLGEGDLTVDVSYSSLNYKDAMAIAGDRGVMRTSPLVPGIDVVGTVSESSVERLPVGTLVASFGDGLGEFRHGGYTPKQRVNSQATVALPADFTAEQAAAVGTAGYTAALCVNSLRGLPDGPVLVTGATGGVGSIAVNLLSNAGYEVHAMTGRPDDYSQYLHELGAHTIVDRAEFAEAGKPLQKASYAGAVDTSGSHVLANVLARTVWGGTVASTGMAAGPDLPTTVLPFILRNVHLAGVNSVDAPLHYRQNAWQLLARKLDLSILKSLTNTIPLSDVVEESKSLLEGTHHGRTVLKIS